AAAAGCTTGGATTTTATGGACTTTCCTTCCACAGGGAATTCTGCGTCTATAGGGAGCCATTCTTCCCAGGGCAGGGCTTTGGTTTGCTGGAAAAGCTCCTCAAAAGTTGTTGCTTTGAATTCGCCCATTTTCAGCAGGACCCGCTCCGCTGAACGCAGCCAGAGATTGGTTCGGCAAATTCCCAGCTCATTGGCGGCAAAGGTAATTTTGCCGTTTTCTACTTGAGTTTCGGTATAGCCCAGATTATGGAGTTCACGGTTTACTATGGATTCAATGCCAAAGGCACTTGTGGCAATCAACTCTAATTTAGCCAATGCGGTATCACCCTTCATCATAAAATTCTTCTTCTATCATAATAACTCACCCGGAGAAAGGCAAGTCTTGCAAACATATCCTGTTCACTATAGGATTAACTATAGAATAAGGTGAGATGATGAAGAGCATGAATGCATGAATAGTGATAAGGCAGTAGGAGGGTATTCAGTGGAAACGATGGAGCGGCGTGAAGAAGATAATCGTGCAGGGAATAAACCTGAAGAGAATAAACCTGAAGAGAATAATCAGGATGAGGAACACTATGAAGAAAAGCTGCGCCGGGCCTTGATACCCTCATTTTGGCTCACCCAGCTGCTCTCGCTGCTTTTGGGAGGGTTCTTGCTTTGGTTTTTTTACCTGCGTCAAGGGTATCCCTGGCAGGACTTCTTGGCCTGGGACAGCACCTGGAGTATATGGGGCTTAAGTACCGTATTAGCAGTTTCCATGATGGGCTTACAAATTCTGGCCTGGAAAATCTTCTCTCCCGATGCGTTTGATGATGGCGGCATTAACCGGCTTTTATTGGAACTGCCGTCCCAATTCCTGTTGCCCATGTTTATCATCGGAGCCTTTTCAGAAGAACTGCTGATCAGAGGAGTGATCCAGACCGGGCTTGCGGGCTTTTTCGGCCCCGTTTACGGTATCTTATTCACCAGCCTTATTTTCACCGGGATGCACTTCCGCTATCTTAAGAAACCCCTCCTGATAGTGGCAGCTTTCGTGATCAGCGTATGTCTTTGCCTCCTCTATGGATTCGCGGGAACCCTTTGGGCTACGGTATATGCTCATTTTCTCTATAATTTCGGAGCGGCTCTTTTAGCCAAAAAATATTACCTGCCTTTACTGGCAAGGGAGAAAAAGATAAATAGTTAAGGAAAAGGGAGCATCGCCGACTGCTTCAAGCAGCTTCGCAACACTCCCTTTAGGTTTTTGCACCTCAGGATGGCTTACTAATTTGTAATGGTTTAGCGCATGTCGCTAGGAGCGAAGGTAGCACAGTCTGTCATTTCACTGGTTTTAGCATTAGGTGCTTGAATTTCGATGGTTTGAGCATGACAGTGATCGTTTCCCCAATAGTGACAGGTATTAACAACACATTTAACGCCTTGAATAGGGGAATCCATTTTGTTTACACGTCCAGTCATTGTTTGGCCCTCCTTTAATTGTTTGCAATTAGTTTCCGATAGTTGCAGAGATTTTTCCCTGAACCCTTATTTAATTTCCCACAGTGAGGGTTTTTTATTCTTAATCGTAATTAGCTATTTACGTTTACGAGACAAATTTAAGATACTCAAACCATAAAACAGCCCTGCTGTAACCAACAACACTAAGATACTTCCCTGGGGAGATAGCAATGTGTCTCCAAAATTGAAAGTCACGCCCATCAGGGTATTGAACTCTCCCAGACTCTCTGCCGGGGCTTGGGCAAAAGCCTCCTGAAGAGGTGCTTCCATAAGGAGCTGACGAAAGAGAACGGCGGCATGGGAAATGGGAAAAATCTTTACTACATATTGTACTGCTTCCGGCAAAACCCCAACAGGCAAGTAGATACCGGTTAAAAAACCGATCAGGGTTCCGATAATGGTGCTGGCTGTAGAAAAAGCATTGAGACTCTTGAAGAAAGAGGCCAGGAAAAACAGGATCGCTGTGCTGGCCAGAGAGGAGAGCAGAATAAGCGTCAGTACCTGCAGAATCTTTGTTCCTGTCAGCAGCTCGCCGCCATTGGCGAGAATGTAAATTTCGGCTAAGATCAGGGCCACAACACTCATAATCACCCCAATGACAAAAGCACTTAAAATATAACCGCCGGCCAGGGCGCTTCTCGAAATAGGGGATGATTGAAAATCCTTGATAATATTTTTAGCTTTATCCGCCACCATAATGCCCAGGGCTCCCATGGTCGTCGTCACGGAAGTAACAGCCAGCAATCCTGCCATGATCCAACTATCCATAAGATAACGGGCATTTTCTATATCTGCATAATCCTCGGCCCAAACATCTCCTAAAAAAAGAGCATAGAGACCGATAATGATAAACACCGCCAGCAGAGAAAAGAAAACCGTACTTTTATCTCTAAAGAAGATTTTCAGATTGCGCAGCATAAAGTTGCTCATTCTCTCATCTCCTTTCCGGTGATCTTAATAAAGGCATCGTCCATAGTACCATGGCTGACTTCCAAGCCGGTGAGATAAGCCTGGCATCCGGCCAGAATCGGCAAAGCCTCCAGGGTTGATGATAGTTCGATAATGATTTGATCGGCAACCTGATGGTAAGGGATGTGCATTTCCTGAAGAGCTGTGCTTAGTTTTTCTTTGTCATGATAAGAAAGCTTAAGCCGGTCACTGGCATAGGCCTGTTTTAGTTCGGTGGGCGTTCCTTGGGCGGCGATTGTGCCGTTGTCGATCACCATAACATAATCAGCTTCGGCAGCTTCCTCCATATAGTGGGTGGTCAGAAAGATGGTCATATCCTTTTCTTTCTGCATTTTCTGGATGGTTTCCCAGACATTTTTACGGGTCTGAGGATCGAGCCCTGTGGTGGGCTCATCCAAGAATAAAATCTTCGGTGCGTTAACCAAGGCTCGGGCGATATCCGCCCGGCGGCGCTGACCCCCGGAAAGATTGCCGTAGGGTCGCTGCAAAAATTCAGCCACTCCGGTGAGGGCCGCAATGGATTTTATGGAATCAGCCAAAGTCGTTTTTTTCAGTCCGTAGAAGCCGCCCCTGATCCTCAAATTTTCTTCTACCGTGAGCAGGGGATCAAGGAGGCCATCCTGAAATACCGCACCAATCACGGAGCGGATTTTATTATCCTCTTTGCCTAATTCGTAGCCATCCATAATCACCCGTCCCCGATCCGGCTTTAAAAAAGTACAGATGATGTCGATGGTCGTGGATTTTCCGGCGCCGTTAGGCCCCAGAAAGGCAAAGAGTTTGCCTTTTTCCACATAAAAATTGAGCCCTTTAACCGCCTGAACATGACCATAGCTCTTATGCAAATCGACAACTTCAATTATTTTATCCATCCTGCCAACTCCTTGTTTACGGAATCCCACGGTTTCAACAGACATAGGTTTATTAATCTAGTTCTACATGCAATGCCAAAATCTTCTTGATATCAGGTTAAAATTGAATTAAAAATGTAAATTTTTACGATAAAACTAAAAAGAAGAAGGAGAAGTGTATCCATGGGTAAGACCTTGATCATAGCTGAGAAACCCTCCCAGGCCAGGGAATATGCCAAGGCTCTTGGTGTAAAGGGTAAAAGAGAGGGCTATTTTGAAAACGATGCCTACATTATTTCCTGGTGTATCGGTCATTTGTTTGAACTGAAAGCGCCGGAGACTTATATGGATCTTCCTAAAGTGGGCAAGCGCTGGAGCATCCGCCGCCTCCCCGTGCTTCCCCGGTTGGGGGAATTCCGGTATGGATTAAAATCGGGCACCGCTAAGCAATTCAAAGTGCTGCAGGGTTTGCTTAAGTCCCCGGAGGTACAGCAGGTTATTTGCGGGACGGATGCCGATCGGGAAGGGCAGTTGCTTTTTCAGGAAGTATGGGACACTGTAGGCAGCAAGAAGCCTCTTTTCCGGCTCTGGATTTCATCCTTGACCCAAGAGGCCATTCGTGAGGGGATGAGCAAACTGCGCCCTGTTGGCGAGGTGGAGGGCCTGGCGCAGGCAGGGTATGGGCGCTCCTATGGAGATTGGGATTTTGGTATGAATTTAACCGAAGGATTCACCGCTCTTTTTGGCAGTTTCGATCCGGTGCGCAAAAAGCCTAATGTCATCTCCATCGGCCGGGTTCAAACCCCCACCTTGGCCTTGGTGGTGGAGCGGGAATGGGCGATCGAGAATTTTGTCCCTGTTGCTTATGTGGAAGTGGAAGCGGAATTTGCAAGCGGGCAAGGCTCATATAAGGGGAAATGGTTTGATCCCGCCGTCAAGAACACGCGTGATAAAAGTCAGGAAAATGATAACGATCAGATGATGTTAGACCTGGACCGGGGCAAAGAGATTGTCACTAAAGTTCAGGGAAAATCGGGAAGAATTCGTTCCGTAAAAGATAAGGAGACGAAGGAGCCTCATCCTTTGCTCTTTGATCTAACCTCTCTAACCGTCAGTGCTTCCAAGCGCTATGGCTTTGGAGCGGAAAAAGTGCTGAAAATTGCCCAGTCCCTTTACGAAAAGAAAGCCATAACCTATCCCAGAACAGATTGCAATTATTTACCTCCCGACATGCTCCCCAAACTGAAGGCTCATCTGCAAGCTTTGGAACAAAGCCCCTTTGCCTCATGGGTAAAGGAAGCTCTTGATAATCCTTTACCTGGGGGAAAAAGGGTCATCAATGAGATTACGGCTCACCACGCGATTATTCCTACCACTGAAAAAATGATTCCGAATTTGAGTCCGGATGAACGGAAAATCTGGGAGATGATTGTCCTGCGTTTTCTCTGCATTTGGTTTCCCCCGGCCCGTTATGCGGAAAAAGAGGTAGTTACGGTAGTGGAAGAGGAGTCCTTCCTGACCAAAGGCAAAACCTTGCTTGAACCGGGATGGAAGAAGATCGAGAATACGGAAAAGCATACAGAGGGATCCGGGCTCCAGCTCCCTTTGCTTCATCAGAATGAGGAGGTTGTGACCCGGTCCTGTCAAGCCCTGCAAAAGGAGACCAAGCCCCCCAAGCGCTATACTCAAGGCGATCTGATTAAAGCTATGGAAGGAGCCGGCAAGGAAATCGAGGATGAGGCCCTGCGCCGGCAGTTAAAAGGAAAAGGACTGGGAACCGTGGCGACACGCGGGGCAATTATTGAAAACCTTCTGAACCGGGGGTATCTTCTGCAGCAGCAGAAGGTGCTTATGCCAACGGCAAAAGGAACAGAGCTCATTCGCTTGATTAAAGAGCGCTTACCCCGGGCTCAATTGCTGATCAGTTCTGAAATGACAGGGCAGATGGAATATGAATTGGCCCAGGTCGAACGGGGGGAGATGCCTTTAAGTCTGTATATGGAGAAAGTCGAAGAGGCTATCCGGGGTATCATTGAAGAGCTGCGTCACTATGAAGCCACCCAGGGGAAAAAACCATTGGCTTTTGCCCCTCAGAAGCCGGATACTTCTGGCAGAAAGAGCAAAAGCAATCTGGAAGGGAAGCCCCAGGAGCTCCCTGCTCAGGCCAAGGTTACAAAGGCTGCCAAGGCAAGGCAGGAGAATCCAGCTCCGGCGGTTGGGGAGAGCTTGGGGAGCTGCCCCAGCTGCGGAGGCGGGGTAGTGGAGCGGGAAAAGGGTTATGGCTGCCAAAACTGGAAAAATGGCTGTCCCTTTATTCTTTGGAAGAGTCCCATTTGCGGCAAGGTGCTGACACCTGCCCAGGTCAAGAGCTTATTGAAGAAAGGAAAAACGAATTTAATCAAGGGTTTTCGCTCTAAGCAGGGGAAAAGTTTCGCGGCCTATCTTGTTTGGGAGAATCCTTCCTTAGGAAAATTAAAGTTCGAGTTCGAGAACAATAATCGGGCAAAGCCCGGTTAAGTCATTAAAGTGCAGAGTAGATTCCATGCAGTGGGCGGCACCAGCAAAGGGTAAAAGTATCGTCCTTGTAGGCAGCTTATTCTACATCGCCCTGCTCAGACCCGAAAAGCAGCCCAAGGATTTTGATTTACAAGCGTGAACGAATTTAAGCGAGCGGGAACAAAACTTCGCGAAAAGCACGCAGCGGAGTCGGGTTGGAAACAGGACGTTTCCAACCGCCCATTGAGCAGGAGCGATTTGGGCGGCGTCCCGACGGAGTGGTGAGCTTGAGCGTTAGTTTTGTCCGCGCAGCTTATGGAGCGACCGGTGTAAATCAAAATCCTGGAGACTCTGCTTTCACTCTCATCCAAGCATAAGCCAAACTCCAATGCCGCCTGCAGCACTAATTGAGATGACAAGTTTATCGATATTTGCTAAGATATACTTGAGTGTGACAATAAACAAAGAAAATTGGGGCAATATGTCATTTTGATTCTATGCCAATTTTTGACGATCAGGAAGAAAAATGTGTCCATCTGAATAAGATGAACCAGACGGCCCAAGAACATAATGGACAGGGGGGAGAGTATGGGAAATTGGGAAAGTGTTGTGGTTGCCATCGGAATTATCCTCTTATTTTACTTCGCGAGGCGCTATACCCCTGGTCAGAAACGTCCCAAAACCATGAAAACAGGGTCGCGGTCTAAAGAAGAGACCCCAGCTTTGGAGATGATCCTTACCAAAAAAGAAATGAAGCATGTACCGGTTAAACCGGCTCCTTCTTCCCAAGGGGCCGCCAGCCTTGTCATGCATCCCCACAGTTTTGAACGGGCTAAGCGGGAGTATATGCACTATGCACAGCAATTCAGCGGGCTTTACGAAGTGCTCTTTTTATCCTGTTCAGGAAAAGCGTCCGCCCAGGGGCAGGAGCAATTGCTTAAGAATTGGGAGGAAGGCATTGTAAGTACAAATGCCCCGAATTTTATACTGGCTTGGAATACCATTATTCAGAAATATTGTGGAAGAAATTTTTACTTTAAAGGAAATGTTAAAGAAAAAAACAACCAGAGTGAGGAAGAACGGATTCTTCAGGATTGGTTGAAAATACTGTTCAGATGGGGCCTTCATCGGGAACCCAGGGGTCAAATCCAGCTTGAACCACATGGCGGGGAGCCGATTGGCGCTCAAGACCTGAATTATTATTGGGTTCTTAATGGAGAAGTTCTCGAAGAAGGGCGAGGTAAAAGTCAGTCCCTAGGTCAATGAATGAGAAGATGCAGTTGCTGCATCTTTTTTCTTTACATAATGTTCTTGACAGAAAAGGAATTGCATAGGAAACTAAAGACACTGAATTAGTTTCCGTAGGGAGGAATCAAGTTGCGAGAACGCATTTTAGAGAAAGCCTATGAATTGATTCAACGCTATGGGTTGCGGGGGTTCACCATGGATGATGTGGCCGGCGAATTAGGGATCAGCAAAAAGACCATTTATAAATCCTTTGCCTCTAAGAACCAATTGATCAGCAGGTTGGTGGACAATATCGTCGAGGTGGAGAAAAAGACATTTACGGAAGCCGTCAGCGGTCATTCCACATGGCTGGAGAAGTTTGAAGCCATGCTGACGATGTACACTCCGGAGGATATTCCTTTTCGGCTGGTGGATGAACTCTACCGTTATTATCCGGAAGAAAAAGAAAAGATTGAAAGATTGGCTGAGTTCCGGCAAGAGATTTTTTATCCCTTAATCCAGGAGGGGCAGGCTACGGGAAAAATCCGCCTGGATCTTAACCCGGCGATCATCGTGTCCATGATTCATAACCTGTTCATGATGCCGGCTGATCCTAAAATGCTGGAATCTCAGGATATCACCATCAAACAGCTGCTGGAGCAAATGAAAAACCTGGTTTTTTACGGAATTCTTAATCATGGGGAGGATAATAAAGATGAGGTCTAAACTTACTGGATCGTTCATGTCGCTGGCCGTGATTTTGACCATGATGTTGGGAGGGTGCACTCAGGCGACTGCGGTAATTCCTCCGGAAAGGGAACATCTGGTTCAAGTGCAAGAAGCTGAGGAAGGGGCTTATCCGGTGGACCTGCGCTATACAGGGCTTACCTCTGCCGGCGAACTGAAAAAGTACAGCTTTAAAATTCCGGGAAAACTCACGGATATTGCTGTGGAAAAGGGAGCCTTGGTGAAGCCGGGCCAAAAGCTTGCTGCTTTGGATACTGCGGAGTATGGCTTAGCGGTTCAAGCTTCGCAGCTCAATGTCACCAAAGCAGAGAAAGCCTATACAGAAGCCCGGGATAACTATGGGAAGTTGGAAAAGCTCCATGAAGCAGGGGCTCTGCCGGAAGCGGATCTTATTAAGGTTAAGCTGGATTTGGATGTGAAGGAAGCAACCTATCGGCAAGCTGAAATTGAGCTGGAAGCCAAACAGATTCAACTCAATGACGCACAGCTTTATGCTCAGAATGAAGGCTATGTGGTGGATATTCTTTTCCGGGAAAGTGAAATCGTTGCCGCCGGATATCCGGTGGTGGTAATCCGCTCGCCTGAACAGAAAGTAACAGTGGGTCTGTCTCAAAGTGATGTTCAGAAGGTCAAGATGGGGGATAGGGTGGAAATCACGTTAGATGGGCAAAAGGGAACAGGACATGTTGAACGGCTGGAAGCTGTTCCGGATCAACAAACCCGCACTTATACTGCTGAAATACTTATTACCGAGCCTTTTCCCAGTGAGCGATACTATCTTGGGGCCACAGCCGAGGTGAAGTTTGCCCAAGGTGAGGCAGCGGGGATATGGGTTCCCTTAGCCTGCATCCTCAATGATGGTGAAGATTATGTTTTTCTGGTTGAAGACGGGCGGGCAGTGAAGAGGAATATTAAGTTAATGGATACCCAAGGGTTCAATGTCCGGGTGGAAGGCTTAAAACCAGGGGAGCATTATGTATTCAGTGGGATGAAAAGTTTAAAGGAAGGACAGAAAGTCAGGATTCAAAGCGAGGGCACCTCCCATGAACAATAAGAAAGGATTCATTTACCATATTATCAGCAACTGGCGTTTTACCATCTTTTTCACTATCCTGACCATGGCCTTGGGAATCTACAGTTATTATATAGTACCTAAGCAGGAGAGTCCGGATATATCTGCTCCTTTTGCCGTCATTACCACAATTTATCCCGGAGCGGCCCCTGAGGACGTGGAAAAACTGGTGACCCGGGTGATTGAAGATGAGATCCGGGAAGTCCCGGGCTATAAGACCTCCCAGTCCATCACCAAAAACAGCCTCTCTGTGGTCGTCCTGGAGCTTCATAATGATGTGGACGTGAAAGAGTCCTGGAACGAGTTGGGGCAGATTCTGGACGGAGCCCAAGGGAAAATTCCTGACGAGTGCTTTGCTATTGAAGCAGACACTAAACTCTCCGAAACGGCGGGGATGATCATCAGCCTTTCCGGGGAGGGGTATACCTATGAGCAGCTTGCCGATTATGCTGAGCAATTTAAAAGCAGACTGGCCAAAATTGATGGCATCTCCCGCTTTACCGTAACCGGCGTTCAAAACAAAGCGGCCCGCATTGAAGTGAAGACAGCCGAGCTGAACAAATACAATATCTCGCTTGATGAACTGGTATCCTTGATTCAGGCTCAGAACCTGCAGATTCCCTCAGGTTCCTTAAGCGATCAGCGGGTGAAGGTCAATGTCAGCTCCCCCGGTCTTTTTACATCACTCAGCGATTTGGAGAATATGATCATTGATGTATCGGCTGAAACCGGGGCTCCCATTCGTTTGCAGGACCTGGCGGACATCCGTTGGGATATTGAGGATGCCGATTATCAGCTTAAGCACAACGGACAAAATGCCATTATGCTGAGCGGCTTTTTCAAAGAGAACCGCAATATCCTGCTGGTCGGCGAGGATGTCCGGGCGGAGCTGGACCGGCTGAAAGCGGAACTGCCCCCGGAATTAATCGTCGATGAGGTGGTTTATCAGCCCACCGATGTGGAAAAGAGTGTGGCTGAATTCTTTGAGAATCTTTTAGAAGGCATGGCTTTGGTCTTGATCGTGGTCTTTTTAGGGATGGGCTTCAAAAACGCGTTGGTCGCTTCCACTGCGGTTCCCCTCTCCATTATCATTACTTTTATTGCTATGCATCTTTTCGGCATACAGCTTCAGGAAATATCCATAGCCGCCCTCATCCTGGCCCTGGGCATTCTGGTGGATGATGCTATCGTCATTATCGATGCTATTCAGGTGCATATTGATCAGGGCTTCGCCAAGATGGAAGCCTGCATACGCGGTATGAAGCAATCTGTAATTCCCGTGTTTTCAGCCACCCTGACGATTGTAGCCGCCTTTTCCCCCATGCTCTTTGTTCCTGGCCCAGCCGGGGAATTTCTGAGAAGCTTGCCTCAGACGGTGATTATTGCCGTGTCCGCTTCTTTTCTAGTAGCGATCACCGTGACCCCTGTCCTGGCCTATTTATTCTTCGACAAGTTGAAGAAAGGGGATGACAAACGGACTCCCCTGCGCCGTATTTATGGGTATGCTTTGCAAATCGGCATGCAATACAAAAAGTCCACGGTGTGTGCAGCCATCTTGTTGATTGCCATAGCTTGTTACGGTGCGCTCCAGCTTCAGATCGAGTTTTTCCCTAAAGCGGATAAGAATGTTTTTTATATCAACCTCCATTCGGAAAATGCCTCCGACATCTCAGCTACAGCCCGGTTGGCGGAACAAGTGGAAGGGATTCTCGGGGAAAATGAGGAGATCATCAGTTATGCCACTGCCCTGGGAGGAGGTCTGCCCAAATTCTATATCACACTGCCCAAGGCGACTCCTGCTAAGGATTTTGGTCAAATCATGCTCAAGGTGGATTTGGCCAAAGGGAAATTCACCAATAATGAAGACCTTGCCCTTCACCTTCAGGAACAGTTGGATCAGCATTTAATCGGTGGCTCGGCCAATGTGCTGCTGTTGGAAAAAGCTATGCCGGGAGATCCCCTGGAGGTGCGGGTCAGCGGCGCCGATCCTCTGCAGGTCAGGGATGGGGTCGCTTTAATCCGCCGGGAGCTGGAGGGGATTCCCGGAACCATGAAAGTGGCGGACGATTATGTCGCCGGTGAATACGAATTTGTGGTGGATGTGGATACGGAACGGGCCACGACTATGGGCATCACCAATTATGATATCCAAAGACAGATCAATATCGCTTTGAGCGGTGCCGAAGCGTCCCTGTTCCGCATCGCCGGCAATGAGTACCCGATCCTGGTTCAAAGCGATGTGAGCAGCAAAGAGGATTTGGAAAACCTGGGTATCAAATCCTCCCTGACCGGTCATAAAGTTCTGCTTAAGCAGTTAGGAAACATCCACCTCCAAGCCACCGTACCCACGATTAATAAATATGATGGGGTTCAGGCGGTGACGATTTCTGGAAAAGTGCAGCCGGGATTTAGTGCCGTAACCATTGAAAATACCTTGAAACAGCGGTTGGCCCAAGCAGGTTTTGATTTCTCCGGGCTTACGGTGAGTTATGAGGGAGAAGCCAAAGATATCAAGGATAATTTCGGAAGCCTGGGGACTACGGCGATTTTCGCCTTGTTCCTCATCTATGTGATTTTGATGATCCAGTTCCGTTCCTTCCTGCAGCCGGCGATTATCTTCATCACCATTCCCTTATCCGTCATTGGGGTGGTAGCCGGGTTGATGCTCTTTGCCCAGCCCTTATCCTTTACGGCCTTGGTCGGGGTGGTAAGTTTGATGGGGCTGGTCATCCGCAACGCTATTTTGCTGATTGAGTTTATCAATCTGGCTCGGGAAGAGGGAATGTCCATTGCTGAGGCCTGCCATTTTGCGGTCAACCGTCGTTACCGGCCCATTATTCTGGCAGCGGTGACCACGGTCATCGGGTTGGTTCCGCTGGCTTTTTCCGGAAGCGATCTGTTCACCCCTATGTCGGTGGCTTTGATGAGCGGATTATTGATTTCCACCCTCTTTACCCTGGTGGTGGTTCCGGTATTGTACAGCCTTTTTGTCCGGGAGGGGAAAAGTACGGCCTCCGGTGCCCCTAACCTTGGGAAGACGGAAATGGGGCAGGGGATGTAGAATCTTTGCTGAAGCGGAAAGCCGCAGCTGGAATGAACAGTGTTGTTCCTCAGGCTGCGGCTTTTTGGTTTGGCGCTATTCCTCTTCGCCGGCAGCCAGCAAGGCTGCACTCTCCTCCACAGGCAGAGTCTGAACATCTTTAAGCTTCCGGCCGATGGAGCGGGATTTCCGGGTAGCGGTCTCGATGGTGTTGCTGGCTTCCTGGAGCTTTTTCTGGGTCTTTTCCAAAATCTCCGTGAATTTGCCGAACTCCGTCTTGACTGCACTAAGGAGATTCCAAACCTCACTGGAGCGTTTTTCGATGGCCAGGGTTCTAAAACCCATTTGCAGGCTGTTAAGCAGAGCGGCTAAGGTAGTGGGACCGGCTACAACCACCTTATACTCCCTTTGCAGCAATTCACAGAGCCCGGGGCGGCGGAGAACCTCTGCATAAAGGCCTTCAATAGGCAGAAAAAGAATACCAAAATCCGTGGTATTGGGGGGATCCACGTATTTTTCATGAATGGATTTGGCTTCTGTTTTGATACGATATTCGAGAGCCTTCTCTGCTTCAGTGATCCGGGGAAGATCGCTTTGTTCCTGGGCATCCAATAAGCGATGGTAATCCTCCAGTGGAAATTTGGCATCAATGGGGAGATACACCATACGATCATGTCTGTCTTTAGCCGGAATATTGATGGCAAATTCCACACGGTCCTTGCTTCCGGCCTTAGTCACTATGTTAGTGGCGTATTGTTCCGCAGTCAGGATCTGTTCCAGGAGATTGCCCAACTGAATCTCTCCCCAGGTTCCCCGGGTTTTTACATTGGTGAGGACTTTCTTCAAGTCCCCGACACCGGAGGCTAAGGTCTGCATTTCGCCCAGACCTTTGTGGACTTGTTCAAGCCGGTCGCTCACCATTTTAAAGGACTCACCAAGCCGCTGTTCTAAGGTACTGGTCAGCTTCTCATCCACGGTGATCCGCATCAACTCCAGCTTCTGGGCATTATCCTGCTGAATAAGCTGCAGCCGTTCCTCAACAGTTTGGCGCAGATGCTCAAGCTTTTGTTCATTGGTCTGAGAGAGGTTGTTAAGTTGCTTGGAGAAGATATCCAGCTGGCTCCTCTGAAGAGTGGCGATCTCCGCCATTTGAGTAAGCTGTGAGTCGCTGAAACGTTTTAAAGCATGACTCATTTCCTCACGCTCTTGCCGGGAGTTGGTATTATTCTCTTCCCGGTTGCGGGCAAACTCCCCTTGCCAAAGGCGTTCCTGCCGTTCCAGGTTTTTTTCTAATTGGGTTATTTGGTTTTCCAAGGATTGAAGTTTGGTGTATATCGGGTGGATGGAGTTCTCCCGTTGGAATTTGAAAAACTGACTCAACAGGAAGATAAGTATAAGGACGGTAAGGGCAGCGAGGGCGCTGTTCACGATAGGCAAATAGGTCATGGATGATTCCTCCCAATGGTGTGAAATA
This genomic window from Desulfitobacterium chlororespirans DSM 11544 contains:
- a CDS encoding efflux RND transporter permease subunit, with amino-acid sequence MNNKKGFIYHIISNWRFTIFFTILTMALGIYSYYIVPKQESPDISAPFAVITTIYPGAAPEDVEKLVTRVIEDEIREVPGYKTSQSITKNSLSVVVLELHNDVDVKESWNELGQILDGAQGKIPDECFAIEADTKLSETAGMIISLSGEGYTYEQLADYAEQFKSRLAKIDGISRFTVTGVQNKAARIEVKTAELNKYNISLDELVSLIQAQNLQIPSGSLSDQRVKVNVSSPGLFTSLSDLENMIIDVSAETGAPIRLQDLADIRWDIEDADYQLKHNGQNAIMLSGFFKENRNILLVGEDVRAELDRLKAELPPELIVDEVVYQPTDVEKSVAEFFENLLEGMALVLIVVFLGMGFKNALVASTAVPLSIIITFIAMHLFGIQLQEISIAALILALGILVDDAIVIIDAIQVHIDQGFAKMEACIRGMKQSVIPVFSATLTIVAAFSPMLFVPGPAGEFLRSLPQTVIIAVSASFLVAITVTPVLAYLFFDKLKKGDDKRTPLRRIYGYALQIGMQYKKSTVCAAILLIAIACYGALQLQIEFFPKADKNVFYINLHSENASDISATARLAEQVEGILGENEEIISYATALGGGLPKFYITLPKATPAKDFGQIMLKVDLAKGKFTNNEDLALHLQEQLDQHLIGGSANVLLLEKAMPGDPLEVRVSGADPLQVRDGVALIRRELEGIPGTMKVADDYVAGEYEFVVDVDTERATTMGITNYDIQRQINIALSGAEASLFRIAGNEYPILVQSDVSSKEDLENLGIKSSLTGHKVLLKQLGNIHLQATVPTINKYDGVQAVTISGKVQPGFSAVTIENTLKQRLAQAGFDFSGLTVSYEGEAKDIKDNFGSLGTTAIFALFLIYVILMIQFRSFLQPAIIFITIPLSVIGVVAGLMLFAQPLSFTALVGVVSLMGLVIRNAILLIEFINLAREEGMSIAEACHFAVNRRYRPIILAAVTTVIGLVPLAFSGSDLFTPMSVALMSGLLISTLFTLVVVPVLYSLFVREGKSTASGAPNLGKTEMGQGM
- a CDS encoding DNA recombination protein RmuC is translated as MTYLPIVNSALAALTVLILIFLLSQFFKFQRENSIHPIYTKLQSLENQITQLEKNLERQERLWQGEFARNREENNTNSRQEREEMSHALKRFSDSQLTQMAEIATLQRSQLDIFSKQLNNLSQTNEQKLEHLRQTVEERLQLIQQDNAQKLELMRITVDEKLTSTLEQRLGESFKMVSDRLEQVHKGLGEMQTLASGVGDLKKVLTNVKTRGTWGEIQLGNLLEQILTAEQYATNIVTKAGSKDRVEFAINIPAKDRHDRMVYLPIDAKFPLEDYHRLLDAQEQSDLPRITEAEKALEYRIKTEAKSIHEKYVDPPNTTDFGILFLPIEGLYAEVLRRPGLCELLQREYKVVVAGPTTLAALLNSLQMGFRTLAIEKRSSEVWNLLSAVKTEFGKFTEILEKTQKKLQEASNTIETATRKSRSIGRKLKDVQTLPVEESAALLAAGEEE